In Vitis riparia cultivar Riparia Gloire de Montpellier isolate 1030 chromosome 19, EGFV_Vit.rip_1.0, whole genome shotgun sequence, the following proteins share a genomic window:
- the LOC117909566 gene encoding uncharacterized protein LOC117909566 isoform X3, whose amino-acid sequence MSVDGGIFFSEIFPATKQSVNRKCYSMIFSIADKTELNMDIARRQARINQLVREMLVEGLLNDHFQLVQAIRVAGDFQFVAKMILLYCTQIRTNIRAIANYLTEPNIDYAGAAVCAGHLGICSLLEPNPYNMLVVSLCRPVHIDLGISKKRIATCISFLLLMVVTCRSSSNLLFPLCIT is encoded by the exons ATGTCAGTTGATGGCGGGATTTTCTTTTCTGAGattttcccagcaaccaaacagagtgTTAACAGGAAGTGTTATTCCATGATTTTCTCTATTGCAGATAAAACTGAATTGAACATGGACATAGCGAGACGTCAGGCTCGGATCAATCAGCTTGTGAGGGAGATGCTTGTTGAG GGACTTTTGAATGATCATTTCCAACTAGTTCAAGCAATACGAGTGGCCGGTGATTTTcagtttgttgcaaaaatgatcCTCCTTTACTGCACTCAAATTAGGACGAACATCAGAGCTATTGCCAACTATCT GACAGAACCTAACATTGACTATGCAGGAGCGGCTGTTTGTGCTGGCCACCTTGGAATATGTAGTT TATTGGAGCCCAATCCATACAACATGCTTGTCGTCTCTTTATGCAGGCCTGTGCACATAGATCTAGGGATCAGTAAGAAACGCATTGCAACATGCATTAGTTTTCTGCTACTAATGGTTGTAACTTGTAGAAGTTCCAGTAATCTTTTATTCCCTTTGTGCATCACATAA
- the LOC117909566 gene encoding histidine-containing phosphotransfer protein 1-like isoform X2 translates to MSVDGGIFFSEIFPATKQSVNRKCYSMIFSIADKTELNMDIARRQARINQLVREMLVEGLLNDHFQLVQAIRVAGDFQFVAKMILLYCTQIRTNIRAIANYLTEPNIDYAGAAVCAGHLGICSCGIGAQSIQHACRLFMQACAHRSRDQCVGVFYMLHGECSRLLPKFMEVLQLEMQILYLRRQI, encoded by the exons ATGTCAGTTGATGGCGGGATTTTCTTTTCTGAGattttcccagcaaccaaacagagtgTTAACAGGAAGTGTTATTCCATGATTTTCTCTATTGCAGATAAAACTGAATTGAACATGGACATAGCGAGACGTCAGGCTCGGATCAATCAGCTTGTGAGGGAGATGCTTGTTGAG GGACTTTTGAATGATCATTTCCAACTAGTTCAAGCAATACGAGTGGCCGGTGATTTTcagtttgttgcaaaaatgatcCTCCTTTACTGCACTCAAATTAGGACGAACATCAGAGCTATTGCCAACTATCT GACAGAACCTAACATTGACTATGCAGGAGCGGCTGTTTGTGCTGGCCACCTTGGAATATGTAGTTGTGG TATTGGAGCCCAATCCATACAACATGCTTGTCGTCTCTTTATGCAGGCCTGTGCACATAGATCTAGGGATCA ATGTGTGGGAGTGTTCTACATGTTGCATGGTGAATGTTCTCGTCTTCTCCCCAAATTCATGGAAGTCCTCCAG CTGGAGATGCAAATATTGTATCTTAGACGGCAGATCTAG
- the LOC117909566 gene encoding uncharacterized protein LOC117909566 isoform X1: MSVDGGIFFSEIFPATKQSVNRKCYSMIFSIADKTELNMDIARRQARINQLVREMLVEGLLNDHFQLVQAIRVAGDFQFVAKMILLYCTQIRTNIRAIANYLTEPNIDYAGAAVCAGHLGICSLLEPNPYNMLVVSLCRPVHIDLGINVWECSTCCMVNVLVFSPNSWKSSSWRCKYCILDGRSSILHVH; this comes from the exons ATGTCAGTTGATGGCGGGATTTTCTTTTCTGAGattttcccagcaaccaaacagagtgTTAACAGGAAGTGTTATTCCATGATTTTCTCTATTGCAGATAAAACTGAATTGAACATGGACATAGCGAGACGTCAGGCTCGGATCAATCAGCTTGTGAGGGAGATGCTTGTTGAG GGACTTTTGAATGATCATTTCCAACTAGTTCAAGCAATACGAGTGGCCGGTGATTTTcagtttgttgcaaaaatgatcCTCCTTTACTGCACTCAAATTAGGACGAACATCAGAGCTATTGCCAACTATCT GACAGAACCTAACATTGACTATGCAGGAGCGGCTGTTTGTGCTGGCCACCTTGGAATATGTAGTT TATTGGAGCCCAATCCATACAACATGCTTGTCGTCTCTTTATGCAGGCCTGTGCACATAGATCTAGGGATCA ATGTGTGGGAGTGTTCTACATGTTGCATGGTGAATGTTCTCGTCTTCTCCCCAAATTCATGGAAGTCCTCCAG CTGGAGATGCAAATATTGTATCTTAGACGGCAGATCTAGCATTTTGCATGTTCATTGA
- the LOC117909566 gene encoding uncharacterized protein LOC117909566 isoform X4, whose product MDIARRQARINQLVREMLVEGLLNDHFQLVQAIRVAGDFQFVAKMILLYCTQIRTNIRAIANYLTEPNIDYAGAAVCAGHLGICSLLEPNPYNMLVVSLCRPVHIDLGINVWECSTCCMVNVLVFSPNSWKSSSWRCKYCILDGRSSILHVH is encoded by the exons ATGGACATAGCGAGACGTCAGGCTCGGATCAATCAGCTTGTGAGGGAGATGCTTGTTGAG GGACTTTTGAATGATCATTTCCAACTAGTTCAAGCAATACGAGTGGCCGGTGATTTTcagtttgttgcaaaaatgatcCTCCTTTACTGCACTCAAATTAGGACGAACATCAGAGCTATTGCCAACTATCT GACAGAACCTAACATTGACTATGCAGGAGCGGCTGTTTGTGCTGGCCACCTTGGAATATGTAGTT TATTGGAGCCCAATCCATACAACATGCTTGTCGTCTCTTTATGCAGGCCTGTGCACATAGATCTAGGGATCA ATGTGTGGGAGTGTTCTACATGTTGCATGGTGAATGTTCTCGTCTTCTCCCCAAATTCATGGAAGTCCTCCAG CTGGAGATGCAAATATTGTATCTTAGACGGCAGATCTAGCATTTTGCATGTTCATTGA